The proteins below are encoded in one region of Loxodonta africana isolate mLoxAfr1 chromosome 5, mLoxAfr1.hap2, whole genome shotgun sequence:
- the CPLX1 gene encoding complexin-1, which yields MATAQPLPTGIHARAKEGLCSAAEVPHPQTGNGLFWAPTSWELSQLTSLSSPGATKDMGKMLGGDEEKDPDAAKKEEERQEALRQEEEERKAKYAKMEAEREVMRQGIRDKYGIKKKEEREAEAQAAMEANSEGSLTRPKKAIPPGCGDEPEEEDESILDTVIKYLPGPLQDMFRK from the exons ATGGCCACCGCCCAGCCCCTGCCCACTGGCATCCACGCCAGGGCCAAGGAAG GGCTGTGCTCAGCTGCAGAAGTTCCGCACCCGCAGACGGGAAACGGCTTGTTCTGGGCCCCGACCTCGTGGGAGCTGTCCCAACTCACCAGCCTTTCGTCCCCAGGGGCCACCAAAGACATGGGGAAGATGCTTGGGGGTGATGAGGAGAAGGACCCAGATGCGGCCAAGAAGGAGGAGGAGCGTCAGGAGGCTCTgcggcaggaggaggaggagcgcAAGGCCAAGTACGCAAAGATGGAGGCCGAGCGCGAGGTCATGCGACAGGGTATCCGCGACAAG TATGGCATCAAGAAGAAGGAGGAGCGTGAGGCCGAGGCCCAGGCCGCCATGGAGGCCAACTCGGAGGGCAGCCTGACACGGCCCAAGAAGGCCATCCCGCCGGGCTGCGGGGACGAGCCAGAGGAGGAGGACGAGAGCATCCTGGACACGGTCATCAAGTACCTGCCAGGGCCGCTCCAGGACATGTTCAGGAAGTAA